A region from the Lolium perenne isolate Kyuss_39 chromosome 4, Kyuss_2.0, whole genome shotgun sequence genome encodes:
- the LOC127292448 gene encoding non-specific lipid transfer protein GPI-anchored 5-like produces MAIIGAKSFFMVAVAAVLVMSASAQSGCTVALIGLYPCMNYISGNETAPTKSCCSQLSSVVQSQPECLCSALSGDSVGGMTINKTRALELPKACNVQTPPVSKCNDAGGASAPVADAPTTPELQTPAAADSGSKATPSGHLQQNGVSSLHGPVGLVFALAAAAFYAVSTV; encoded by the exons ATGGCAATTATTGGAGCAAAAAGCTTCttcatggtggcggtggcggcggtgctgGTGATGTCGGCGTCTGCACAGTCTGGGTGCACGGTGGCACTGATCGGCCTGTACCCGTGCATGAACTACATCAGTGGCAACGAGACGGCGCCGACCAAGTCATGCTGCTCACAGCTCAGTTCCGTAGTGCAGTCCCAGCCGGAGTGCCTCTGCAGCGCGCTCAGCGGCGACTCCGTCGGCGGCATGACCATCAACAAGACGCGCGCGCTTGAGCTGCCCAAGGCGTGCAACGTGCAGACCCCGCCGGTGAGCAAGTGCAACGACG CTGGTGGTGCCAGTGCTCCGGTCGCCGACGCGCCGACCACGCCGGAGTTGCAGACACCTGCGGCTGCCGACTCAGGATCAAAGGCGACGCCATCAGGTCACCTGCAGCAGAATGGTGTCTCGTCGCTCCATGGCCCAGTGGGTCTGGTGTTCGCTCTCGCGGCCGCTGCGTTCTACGCTGTATCCACCGTGTGA